A genomic segment from Rhinatrema bivittatum chromosome 19, aRhiBiv1.1, whole genome shotgun sequence encodes:
- the RNF225 gene encoding RING finger protein 225, with translation MAEREDGGNGATAEEEAGSCSAGRAIGKEEGATSNSDGGFTADDDASDGTECIICFTQYDNVFKMPKVLRCGHTFCLECLARINVSSEEINSVTCPICRNATHLPTRKGLPALDTDMDILNQLPGGLALGSVRFSRKKGLLYVKDKATPVRHHLPKPLQVSSVSLSLDVGRPAPRSRAPLGCVRGTWLFYIAVTIAVILTLGLVMSGVYIFFLFPKASSQTFYPGNSSMIQGEKNATTLRPM, from the coding sequence ATGGCTGAGCGGGAAGATGGCGGAAATGGTGCCACAGCTGAAGAGGAGGCCGGGAGCTGCAGTGCTGGAAGGGCCATCGGGAAGGAAGAAGGTGCCACGAGCAACAGCGACGGTGGTTTTACGGCAGACGACGATGCCAGCGATGGCACCGAATGCATCATTTGCTTCACGCAGTATGACAATGTCTTCAAGATGCCAAAGGTGCTGCGCTGCGGGCACACGTTCTGCCTGGAGTGCTTGGCCCGCATTAACGTCTCCTCTGAGGAGATCAACTCTGTCACATGCCCCATCTGCCGCAATGCCACACACCTGCCCACTAGAAAGGGGCTTCCGGCACTGGACACCGACATGGACATCCTTAATCAGCTGCCCGGGGGGTTGGCACTAGGCTCCGTCCGCTTTAGCCGCAAAAAGGGACTGCTCTACGTGAAGGACAAGGCCACGCCGGTACGGCACCACCTACCCAAGCCTCTGCAGGTCAGCTCAGTGAGCCTGAGCCTGGATGTGGGGCGACCTGCCCCCCGCAGTCGGGCCCCCCTGGGCTGTGTCCGGGGCACCTGGCTGTTTTACATCGCAGTGACCATTGCAGTCATTCTTACACTGGGCCTGGTCATGTCTGGGGTGTATATCTTCTTCCTGTTTCCGAAAGCCAGCTCGCAAACCTTCTACCCCGGAAATAGCAGCATGATTCAGGGAGAGAAGAACGCCACCACTCTGAGGCCGATGTGA